A stretch of Cupriavidus necator DNA encodes these proteins:
- a CDS encoding FAD-binding oxidoreductase: MQTGQFAQRLTEALGADTVLTNPDDIAPWLSDWRGIYRGQAQAVLRPRTVDEVSRALALCQQAAVPVVPRGGNTGLCGGATPDAQAQNVVLSLDRMNAVRSLDTIANTMVAEAGCILGNLRRAAQDANRLLPLSLAAEDSCQIGGNLATNAGGVNVVRYGMARELVLGVEAVLPNGEVFHGLRTLRKDNTGYDLKQLLVGSEGTLGVITAAALRLFPRTDTRSVVLAAVASPAQSLALYELLFEQCGARLQAFEFFTGDCLDLVLTHAEGVQEPFAQRYPAYVLVELADTTDEDALNALLERVIGEALERELCLDAAVSASLAQLQALWKLREEISEAQRADGPHLKHDISLPIEQIPAFMTSMETRLRGLDPAIRPFIFGHFGDGNLHYNLSRPAGAPKDWAATQGDAVTDAVLDEVMRYGGSISAEHGIGQLKRHAFLTMKDPLELRLMREIKAVFDPAGIMNPGKLL; the protein is encoded by the coding sequence ATGCAAACCGGCCAATTCGCCCAGCGGCTCACCGAGGCCCTCGGCGCCGACACCGTCCTGACCAACCCCGACGACATCGCCCCGTGGCTGTCCGACTGGCGCGGCATCTACCGCGGCCAGGCCCAGGCCGTGCTGCGGCCGCGCACCGTGGACGAAGTCTCGCGCGCCCTGGCGTTGTGCCAGCAGGCCGCGGTGCCGGTGGTGCCGCGCGGCGGCAATACCGGCCTGTGCGGCGGCGCCACGCCCGATGCGCAGGCGCAGAACGTGGTGCTGAGCCTGGACCGCATGAACGCGGTGCGCTCGCTCGACACCATCGCCAACACCATGGTTGCAGAGGCCGGCTGCATCCTCGGCAACCTGCGCCGCGCGGCGCAAGACGCCAACCGGCTGCTGCCGCTGTCGCTGGCCGCCGAAGACTCATGCCAGATCGGCGGCAACCTTGCGACCAATGCCGGCGGCGTGAACGTGGTGCGCTATGGCATGGCGCGCGAACTGGTGCTGGGCGTGGAAGCGGTGCTGCCCAACGGCGAGGTCTTCCATGGCCTGCGCACGCTGCGCAAGGACAATACCGGCTATGACCTGAAGCAGCTGCTGGTCGGCTCCGAAGGTACGCTCGGCGTAATCACCGCGGCCGCGCTGCGGCTGTTCCCGCGTACCGACACGCGCAGTGTGGTGCTGGCGGCGGTGGCCTCGCCGGCGCAGTCGCTGGCACTCTATGAACTGCTGTTTGAACAATGCGGCGCGCGCCTGCAGGCGTTCGAATTCTTTACCGGCGATTGCCTGGACTTGGTGCTCACGCACGCAGAGGGCGTGCAGGAGCCGTTCGCGCAACGCTACCCCGCCTACGTATTGGTGGAACTGGCCGACACCACGGACGAAGATGCGCTGAACGCGCTGCTCGAACGCGTTATCGGCGAAGCGCTGGAGCGCGAGCTGTGCCTCGATGCAGCCGTGTCTGCCTCGCTCGCACAATTGCAGGCGCTGTGGAAACTGCGCGAGGAAATCTCCGAGGCGCAGCGCGCCGACGGCCCGCACCTGAAGCACGACATCTCGCTCCCGATCGAGCAGATTCCGGCCTTCATGACCTCGATGGAAACGCGGCTGCGTGGGCTCGATCCCGCCATCCGGCCCTTTATCTTCGGGCACTTCGGCGACGGCAACCTGCACTACAACCTGTCGCGCCCGGCCGGCGCGCCCAAGGACTGGGCGGCCACGCAAGGCGATGCGGTGACCGACGCGGTGCTGGACGAAGTGATGCGCTACGGCGGCAGCATCAGCGCCGAGCATGGCATCGGCCAGCTCAAGCGCCATGCCTTCCTGACCATGAAGGACCCGCTGGAACTGCGGCTGATGCGCGAGATCAAGGCCGTGTTCGACCCGGCCGGGATCATGAACCCAGGCAAGCTGCTCTGA
- a CDS encoding histone deacetylase, translated as MLAFYADHFVLPLPPGHRFPMRKYSMLRDAVAAQVPGLRLVEAPRAGDDALLLAHTPGYVQAASAGTLDAARQREIGFPWSEAMVERSRRSAGATIEACRTALREGIAVNLAGGTHHAYADKGGGFCVFNDAAIAARVLQRDGAVRRVAVVDLDVHQGNGTASILQGDPSVFTLSLHGEKNYPFRKEASDLDVGLPDGCDDDTYAQALQAALDTLFSRFDPELIIYLAGADPHEGDRLGRLRLTLAGLARRDRLVFDAAHARQLPVAVAMAGGYGNQIEDTVAVHAQTVSLAAQYHARHAQALLAT; from the coding sequence ATGCTCGCTTTCTATGCCGACCATTTTGTGCTGCCACTGCCACCCGGGCACCGTTTCCCGATGCGCAAGTACAGCATGCTGCGCGATGCCGTCGCGGCGCAGGTGCCGGGGCTGCGCCTGGTTGAGGCGCCGCGCGCGGGCGACGATGCCTTGTTGCTGGCGCACACGCCCGGGTACGTGCAGGCCGCGTCAGCCGGCACGCTCGACGCGGCGCGCCAGCGCGAGATCGGCTTCCCGTGGTCCGAGGCCATGGTGGAACGCTCGCGGCGCTCCGCAGGCGCCACCATCGAGGCCTGCCGGACGGCGCTGCGCGAAGGCATTGCCGTGAACCTGGCGGGCGGCACCCACCATGCGTATGCCGACAAGGGCGGCGGCTTCTGCGTGTTCAACGATGCCGCGATTGCGGCGCGCGTGCTGCAGCGCGATGGCGCCGTGCGCCGCGTGGCCGTGGTCGACCTGGATGTGCACCAGGGCAACGGCACCGCGTCGATCCTGCAAGGCGATCCGTCCGTGTTCACGTTGTCGCTGCATGGCGAGAAGAACTATCCGTTCCGCAAAGAGGCCAGCGACCTGGACGTCGGCCTGCCGGACGGCTGCGACGACGATACCTATGCGCAGGCGCTGCAGGCGGCGCTGGACACGCTGTTCAGCCGCTTCGATCCCGAGCTGATCATCTACCTGGCCGGCGCCGATCCGCATGAGGGCGATCGCCTCGGGCGGCTCAGGCTGACCTTGGCGGGCCTGGCACGGCGCGACCGGCTGGTGTTCGATGCCGCGCATGCACGCCAGTTGCCGGTGGCGGTGGCGATGGCGGGCGGCTACGGCAACCAGATCGAGGACACGGTTGCGGTCCACGCGCAGACCGTAAGCCTGGCCGCACAATATCACGCGCGCCATGCACAGGCGCTGCTGGCCACATGA
- a CDS encoding nitroreductase, with protein MNKMSHEVQFGSQDAVDCVDRAILTRRSVRAFLDTQVPRRTVEEILAVASRAPSGTNTQPWRVYVLSGEAKAKLCADVLGAYEDPERDSKYLEEYPYYPREWADPYLSRRRKVGWDLYGLLEISREDKARMHEQHARNFRFFDAPVGMIFTIDRIMEQGSWLDYGMFLQSIMVAARARGLDTCPQAAFTQFHKIIGSHLRLPPEEMVVCGMSLGFADPEAIENQLTTEREPVSGFARFLS; from the coding sequence ATGAACAAGATGTCCCACGAGGTGCAATTCGGTTCGCAGGATGCCGTGGACTGCGTGGATCGCGCGATCCTGACGCGGCGTTCGGTGCGGGCCTTTCTCGATACGCAGGTGCCGCGCCGGACCGTCGAGGAAATCCTGGCCGTAGCCAGCCGTGCGCCGTCGGGCACCAATACGCAGCCGTGGCGCGTCTATGTGCTGTCCGGCGAGGCGAAGGCCAAGCTGTGCGCCGATGTGCTGGGCGCCTACGAAGACCCCGAGCGCGACAGCAAGTACCTGGAAGAGTATCCGTACTACCCGCGCGAGTGGGCCGACCCCTACTTGTCGCGGCGGCGCAAGGTGGGCTGGGACCTGTACGGACTGCTTGAGATCAGCCGCGAAGACAAGGCGCGCATGCATGAGCAGCACGCGCGCAATTTCCGTTTCTTCGATGCGCCGGTGGGGATGATCTTCACCATCGACCGCATCATGGAGCAGGGCAGCTGGCTGGACTACGGCATGTTCCTGCAAAGCATCATGGTCGCCGCCCGGGCGCGCGGGCTTGATACCTGTCCGCAGGCGGCGTTCACGCAGTTCCACAAGATTATTGGCAGCCACCTGCGGCTGCCACCGGAGGAAATGGTGGTATGCGGCATGTCACTGGGTTTTGCCGACCCGGAAGCGATCGAGAACCAGCTGACCACGGAACGTGAGCCGGTCAGCGGGTTCGCGCGTTTCCTCTCATAG
- a CDS encoding acyl-CoA thioesterase yields the protein MKPQAESRSAYPYFQPITTRWMDNDVYGHVNNVVYYSYFDTVVNTYLIRQGVLDVTSGDTIGLVIETQCNYFSSLSFPETVVAGLRVARLGTSSVRYEVGLFSGDNETAAAQGHFIHVYVDRATRRPVPLPEPLREALLPLVMADAVTGGQG from the coding sequence ATGAAACCGCAAGCCGAGTCGCGCAGTGCCTATCCGTACTTCCAGCCGATCACCACGCGTTGGATGGATAACGATGTCTATGGCCACGTTAACAACGTTGTCTACTACAGTTACTTTGATACCGTGGTGAATACCTACCTGATCCGGCAGGGCGTGCTCGATGTCACGTCGGGCGACACGATCGGGCTGGTGATCGAGACGCAGTGCAACTACTTCTCGTCGCTGAGCTTTCCCGAGACCGTGGTGGCCGGCCTGCGCGTGGCAAGACTGGGCACGTCGAGCGTGCGCTATGAGGTCGGGCTGTTCAGCGGCGACAACGAGACTGCCGCCGCGCAGGGGCATTTCATCCACGTCTATGTCGATCGCGCCACGCGCCGGCCGGTGCCGTTGCCGGAGCCGCTGCGCGAGGCGCTGCTGCCGTTGGTGATGGCCGACGCGGTGACGGGCGGGCAAGGGTAG
- the pbpG gene encoding D-alanyl-D-alanine endopeptidase, translating into MFRSDSIFSRFFGSAPLSAVATAVLVSVSMVAAPVAEAATKSATTQKTSKKQVKSVNAEKKGASKIVAKSSRSGKVAKREASSTRKVVVLKNGKRHTVVAQRAAPVRAAFTPAKPSLGEAMGLRDTDDALALRSSVALVMDQNSNEVLFQKNASAVLPIASITKLMTALVVMDARLPMDEVLTISEEDRDTEKHSGSRLRFGTQLTRQELLLLALMSSENRAASALGRNYPGGLPAFVQAMNRKARELGMNDSHFVDSSGLSSSNVSSATDLVRMVNAAYRNPTIREFSTQTEHEVNVLGRTQHYVSTNRLVRGGNWEIGLQKTGFISEAGQCLVMQAKVQGRNVVMVFLDSAGKLSRFADANRVKDWLEHAPSPSSPQRGFPSSPNLTQAPGGAHAILASQQSRGI; encoded by the coding sequence ATGTTCCGGTCTGATTCCATTTTTTCCAGATTCTTCGGCTCCGCACCCCTGTCCGCTGTTGCCACCGCGGTCCTGGTATCGGTGTCGATGGTCGCGGCACCTGTGGCCGAAGCGGCCACCAAGTCCGCAACTACCCAAAAAACGTCGAAAAAGCAGGTAAAATCGGTTAACGCCGAGAAAAAGGGTGCTTCGAAGATTGTTGCCAAGAGCTCGCGTAGCGGCAAGGTCGCCAAGCGCGAAGCAAGCAGCACACGCAAAGTGGTGGTGCTGAAAAATGGCAAGCGCCATACCGTCGTAGCCCAGCGTGCCGCACCCGTGCGCGCCGCCTTCACCCCGGCCAAGCCGTCGCTGGGCGAAGCCATGGGCTTGCGTGACACTGACGACGCGCTGGCACTGCGCTCCAGCGTGGCACTGGTGATGGACCAGAATTCCAACGAGGTGCTGTTCCAGAAGAACGCCAGTGCGGTGCTGCCGATCGCTTCGATCACCAAGCTGATGACCGCGCTGGTGGTGATGGACGCCCGCCTGCCGATGGACGAAGTGCTGACCATCTCCGAGGAAGACCGCGACACCGAAAAGCACAGCGGCTCGCGCCTGCGCTTTGGTACGCAGCTGACGCGCCAGGAATTGCTGCTGCTGGCGCTGATGTCGTCCGAGAACCGCGCCGCGTCGGCGCTGGGCCGCAACTACCCGGGCGGCCTGCCGGCCTTTGTCCAGGCGATGAACCGCAAGGCCCGCGAGCTGGGCATGAACGACAGCCACTTCGTCGATTCCAGCGGGCTGTCGAGCAGCAATGTGTCGAGCGCGACGGACCTGGTGCGCATGGTCAACGCGGCGTATCGCAACCCGACCATCCGCGAGTTCTCGACGCAGACCGAGCATGAGGTCAACGTGCTGGGCCGCACCCAGCACTACGTCAGCACTAACCGCCTGGTGCGCGGCGGCAACTGGGAGATCGGCCTGCAGAAGACCGGCTTTATCTCCGAGGCCGGCCAGTGCCTGGTGATGCAGGCCAAGGTCCAGGGCCGCAACGTGGTGATGGTGTTCCTGGACTCGGCCGGCAAGCTGTCGCGCTTTGCCGATGCCAACCGCGTCAAGGACTGGCTGGAGCATGCGCCGTCGCCATCGTCGCCGCAGCGTGGTTTCCCGTCGTCGCCGAACCTGACGCAGGCTCCGGGCGGCGCGCACGCGATCCTGGCCTCGCAACAGTCGCGCGGCATCTGA
- a CDS encoding (Fe-S)-binding protein, whose translation MRVGLFATCLVDLMRPEIGFSVLKLLEAAGYEVMVPEAQTCCGQPAYNSGERAVSRDLAEKFLREFEMFDYIVVPSGSCGGMIRQHYGDLLHNDPELNGRYERLRERVFELTDFLVNVARVQTLPSSFSGHVTYHDSCSGLRELGVKQQPRELLSRLPGVQLTEMKDCEACCGFGGTFSVKYGNISTAIVDEKCANIKASGADTVVLGDLGCILNIEGRLRRTGDSSTRVLHIAQVLAGDA comes from the coding sequence ATGCGAGTTGGTCTGTTCGCCACCTGTCTGGTGGACCTGATGCGTCCGGAAATCGGGTTTTCGGTGCTCAAGCTGCTGGAAGCCGCCGGCTACGAGGTCATGGTGCCCGAGGCGCAGACCTGCTGCGGCCAGCCGGCCTACAACTCGGGCGAGCGCGCGGTGTCGCGCGACCTGGCGGAGAAATTCCTGCGCGAGTTCGAGATGTTCGACTACATCGTGGTGCCGTCGGGCAGCTGCGGCGGCATGATCCGCCAGCACTACGGCGACCTGCTGCACAACGATCCCGAACTCAACGGCCGCTACGAGCGCCTGCGCGAACGCGTGTTCGAGCTGACGGATTTCCTGGTCAACGTGGCCAGGGTGCAGACGCTGCCGTCGTCGTTCTCGGGCCATGTCACCTATCACGATTCCTGTTCCGGCCTGCGCGAGCTGGGCGTCAAGCAGCAGCCGCGCGAGCTGTTGTCGCGGCTGCCGGGCGTGCAGCTGACCGAAATGAAGGATTGCGAAGCCTGCTGCGGTTTTGGCGGCACCTTCTCGGTCAAGTACGGCAATATCTCGACCGCGATCGTCGACGAGAAGTGCGCCAACATCAAGGCCAGCGGCGCCGATACGGTGGTGCTGGGCGACCTGGGCTGCATCCTCAATATCGAAGGCCGCCTGCGCCGCACCGGCGACAGCAGCACGCGCGTGCTGCATATCGCCCAGGTGCTGGCGGGCGACGCCTGA
- a CDS encoding DMT family transporter, whose amino-acid sequence MSGVMEQGGAAASSARATLWVASMPWLFVLIWSTGFIVAKYGMPYAEPMTFLFLRFAGVVVLMVPFVLLARVPLPRLPGKAQTDWSAVGHIAVAGLLLQTGYLGGVWAAIKLGMPAGVSALIVGMQPILTALIATRMGERIGARAWLGLLLGIAGVALVVANKLGASGLTPASLALAGGALLSITVGTVYQKHFCPVFDLRMGSVIQFAAAALACVPFMFLFETRAVQWSAAMLGAMAWSVVALSIGAISLLFLLIRRGAATKVSSLMYLTPPTTAVTAWLLFGERFPPLAAAGMVLAALGVALVIRR is encoded by the coding sequence ATGAGCGGCGTGATGGAGCAAGGCGGCGCAGCAGCGTCAAGCGCCCGCGCCACGCTGTGGGTGGCGTCGATGCCGTGGCTGTTCGTGCTGATCTGGAGCACCGGCTTTATCGTTGCCAAATACGGCATGCCGTACGCGGAGCCGATGACCTTCCTGTTCCTGCGCTTTGCCGGCGTGGTGGTGCTGATGGTGCCATTCGTGCTGCTGGCGCGCGTGCCGCTGCCGCGCCTGCCGGGCAAGGCGCAAACGGACTGGTCCGCGGTCGGCCATATCGCCGTAGCGGGGCTGTTGCTGCAGACGGGCTACCTGGGTGGCGTCTGGGCTGCGATCAAGCTTGGCATGCCTGCCGGCGTATCGGCGCTGATCGTCGGCATGCAGCCGATCCTGACCGCGCTGATCGCCACGCGCATGGGTGAGCGCATCGGCGCGCGCGCGTGGCTGGGCCTGCTGCTCGGCATCGCCGGCGTGGCGCTGGTGGTGGCCAACAAGCTGGGTGCCAGCGGACTCACGCCGGCAAGCCTGGCACTGGCGGGTGGCGCCTTGCTCAGCATCACCGTCGGCACGGTCTACCAGAAGCACTTCTGCCCGGTGTTCGACCTGCGCATGGGCTCGGTGATCCAGTTCGCCGCGGCGGCACTTGCGTGCGTGCCGTTCATGTTCCTGTTCGAGACCCGCGCGGTGCAGTGGAGTGCCGCGATGCTTGGTGCCATGGCGTGGTCGGTGGTGGCGCTGTCGATCGGCGCCATCTCGCTGCTGTTCCTGCTGATCCGGCGGGGCGCGGCCACCAAGGTGTCGAGCCTGATGTACCTGACGCCGCCCACTACCGCGGTGACGGCGTGGCTGCTCTTCGGTGAGCGCTTTCCGCCGCTGGCCGCTGCCGGCATGGTGCTCGCGGCGCTTGGTGTCGCACTTGTCATCCGCCGGTAG
- a CDS encoding FadR/GntR family transcriptional regulator, with translation MRTRAVTLTEQVTRQLRADIESGAYPVGSRLPTGRQLSEQYGVSAAVIREVTEHLRSQGFVESRQGVGCTVRSRTGSAGFQLPREPDIDASGLADLYDLRIDLEGAAAALAAVRRTDEDVAALSALLQRLRAHLYDPQPAADIDAAFHIGIAAATHNPYYRQLLQYLNLQLHQAVATARANTLRQAGLAETVHAEHEAIVDAIRRGDAAAARAAAVTHLQCAARRLGLVLRTRADEASTARVASSPSLS, from the coding sequence ATGCGAACCCGTGCCGTCACCCTCACCGAACAGGTCACCCGCCAGCTGCGCGCCGATATCGAAAGCGGCGCCTACCCGGTCGGCAGCCGGTTGCCGACCGGCAGGCAGCTGTCCGAGCAGTACGGCGTCAGCGCCGCGGTGATCCGCGAAGTCACCGAGCACCTGCGTTCGCAGGGCTTCGTCGAGTCACGCCAGGGCGTCGGCTGCACGGTGCGCTCGCGTACCGGCTCGGCGGGATTCCAGCTGCCGCGCGAACCCGATATCGACGCCAGCGGGCTGGCCGACCTGTACGACCTGCGCATCGACCTGGAAGGCGCCGCCGCAGCGCTGGCCGCCGTGCGCCGCACCGATGAGGACGTGGCCGCACTGAGTGCACTGCTGCAGCGGCTGCGCGCTCATCTCTATGACCCGCAGCCGGCCGCCGATATCGACGCCGCGTTCCATATCGGCATTGCCGCCGCCACGCACAACCCCTACTACCGCCAGCTGCTGCAGTACCTGAACCTGCAGCTGCACCAGGCCGTGGCCACCGCGCGCGCCAATACGCTGCGCCAGGCAGGCCTGGCCGAGACCGTGCATGCCGAGCATGAAGCGATCGTCGATGCCATCCGCCGTGGCGATGCCGCGGCAGCCCGCGCGGCCGCGGTGACACACCTGCAATGCGCGGCGCGCCGGCTTGGCTTGGTGCTGCGCACGCGCGCCGATGAAGCGTCGACAGCGCGCGTAGCCAGCTCCCCTTCCCTTTCCTGA
- a CDS encoding IclR family transcriptional regulator yields MSDADKSPGKTSIQVIERMMTLLDALAQHADPVSLKELSLATGLHPSTAHRILNDMVACRFVDRSDPGSYRLGMRLLELGNLVKARLSVRDAALAPMRALHRVTGQTVNLSVRQGDEIVYIERAYSERSGMQVVRAIGGRAPLHLTSVGKLFLAADEAARVRNYATRTGLAGHTRTSITDLTKLERELSWVRSNGYARDNEELELGVRCIAAGIYDDSRRLVAGLSLSAPADRLQDSWLQNLKDTALQISRGMGYVTEAAA; encoded by the coding sequence ATGTCCGACGCAGACAAGTCACCCGGCAAGACGTCCATCCAGGTCATCGAGCGCATGATGACCCTGCTGGACGCGCTCGCGCAGCACGCCGACCCGGTCAGCCTGAAAGAGCTGTCACTGGCCACGGGGCTGCATCCCTCCACCGCCCACCGCATCCTCAACGACATGGTGGCCTGCCGCTTTGTCGACCGTTCCGATCCCGGCAGCTACCGGCTCGGCATGCGGCTGCTGGAACTGGGCAACCTGGTCAAGGCACGCCTGTCCGTGCGCGACGCGGCGCTGGCGCCGATGCGCGCGCTGCACCGCGTCACCGGCCAGACCGTGAACCTGTCGGTGCGCCAGGGCGACGAGATCGTCTACATCGAGCGCGCCTACAGCGAGCGCTCGGGCATGCAGGTGGTGCGCGCCATCGGCGGCCGCGCGCCGCTGCACCTGACCTCGGTCGGCAAGCTGTTCCTGGCAGCGGACGAAGCCGCGCGCGTACGCAACTACGCCACCCGCACCGGGCTGGCCGGACATACCCGCACCTCGATCACCGACCTGACCAAGCTCGAGCGGGAGCTCAGCTGGGTGCGCTCCAACGGCTATGCGCGCGACAACGAAGAGCTGGAACTGGGCGTGCGCTGCATTGCCGCCGGCATCTATGACGACTCGCGCCGGCTGGTGGCCGGGCTGTCGCTGTCGGCACCGGCCGACCGGCTGCAGGACAGCTGGCTGCAAAACCTGAAGGACACGGCGCTGCAGATCTCGCGCGGCATGGGCTACGTGACCGAAGCCGCCGCCTGA